The following proteins are co-located in the Polystyrenella longa genome:
- a CDS encoding lipopolysaccharide kinase InaA family protein, with product MVVESSPTMVTRSAGSCEWTLVAEDAPVLFPDENLAPKLLLERFSHDELKSGSHRVVFKLQTGNGCYYFKHYKISDWKSRLQNWVRSSRARIEWDHTWKLIELGFDTCLPVAIGEKRKGPVVRDSYLITREIPDSVQLDQFVEKVLPALPERTRRQLRFELARQLGIVTAQLHLKGVQHRDYHAGNVLVSWDETSLKLKLWLIDLHQVSFGSKLKTKQCLRNLALLNSYFSNRGNASDRRRFFRSYWQTFQTKKNGRPRGFQEYKSTLLTIEEFCDQKMWKEFARADQKWERGNRRLVILEGESEQNACRGVSELDRDFLKAVSQNPQNTFGLPLLNKSVSVTKRVTLKGEQGILSGYLTVCDKHSKPKFSARTAWDIGHAFIRRRLSTPRPLLFVEAKEQQWLVTEAIPNSMPLTDYAQSSQAHHLNFQSRRLLTRQLAAQLAWRDRCGFQDNHPTLFNILIQPDSDTFFFLGLGYLEQLNTPVSEKKIIRTLAAWTSGSLPLSGITRTDRLRFLKRYLLEKEGDWKRYWNRIDSKVHSVHSN from the coding sequence ATGGTGGTTGAGTCTTCTCCGACAATGGTTACGCGCAGTGCGGGTTCCTGCGAGTGGACATTGGTCGCCGAAGATGCTCCGGTCTTGTTTCCTGACGAAAACCTGGCTCCCAAGTTGTTGTTAGAGCGATTTTCTCACGACGAACTGAAGTCGGGCTCCCACCGGGTCGTGTTTAAACTGCAGACAGGGAATGGTTGCTATTACTTCAAACACTACAAAATCTCCGACTGGAAATCCCGTCTCCAGAACTGGGTCCGTTCCTCTCGCGCCCGAATCGAGTGGGACCATACCTGGAAATTGATCGAACTCGGATTTGATACCTGCCTGCCAGTGGCGATCGGTGAGAAACGAAAAGGGCCTGTAGTTCGCGACAGTTATCTGATTACGAGAGAAATTCCGGACTCCGTTCAGCTCGACCAATTCGTGGAAAAGGTTCTTCCCGCTCTCCCTGAGCGAACCCGGCGGCAGCTTCGGTTCGAGCTGGCTCGTCAATTGGGAATCGTGACGGCGCAGCTGCATCTAAAAGGGGTCCAACATCGCGACTATCACGCGGGCAATGTCCTTGTCAGCTGGGACGAAACCTCGTTGAAACTTAAGCTCTGGTTGATCGATCTACACCAGGTCAGCTTCGGAAGTAAATTGAAGACCAAACAATGTTTGCGAAACCTGGCCCTGCTGAACAGCTATTTCTCCAATCGAGGAAACGCTTCCGATCGTCGTCGTTTTTTTCGATCGTACTGGCAAACATTCCAGACAAAGAAGAATGGCCGACCAAGAGGTTTTCAGGAATACAAATCAACCCTGCTGACCATCGAAGAATTCTGCGATCAGAAGATGTGGAAAGAGTTCGCCCGGGCCGACCAGAAGTGGGAACGAGGCAATCGGCGACTAGTCATTCTCGAAGGTGAATCCGAACAGAATGCCTGCCGGGGTGTCAGTGAGTTGGACCGAGATTTTCTGAAAGCGGTTTCGCAAAACCCACAAAACACCTTCGGACTCCCTCTGCTCAACAAGTCCGTCTCCGTAACAAAGCGGGTTACCTTGAAAGGAGAACAGGGCATACTCTCTGGGTACCTCACCGTCTGCGACAAACACTCGAAACCGAAGTTTTCAGCACGAACCGCCTGGGACATTGGACACGCTTTTATTCGACGGCGGTTATCAACACCTCGGCCCCTGCTTTTTGTGGAAGCAAAAGAGCAGCAGTGGCTGGTAACAGAGGCGATTCCGAATTCGATGCCTCTTACAGACTACGCCCAATCCTCACAGGCTCATCACCTGAACTTCCAATCTCGCCGTTTACTAACCAGGCAACTCGCTGCCCAGTTGGCCTGGCGAGATCGGTGTGGATTCCAGGACAATCACCCCACTCTGTTTAATATCCTCATCCAACCAGATTCCGACACGTTCTTTTTTCTGGGCCTCGGTTATCTGGAACAGCTTAATACACCTGTCAGCGAGAAGAAAATTATCCGAACCCTGGCGGCCTGGACTTCCGGTTCATTGCCTTTATCCGGCATCACGCGGACCGACCGATTACGGTTTTTGAAGCGGTATTTACTGGAAAAAGAGGGCGATTGGAAACGGTATTGGAACAGAATCGATTCGAAAGTACACTCTGTTCACTCGAATTGA
- a CDS encoding transglutaminase domain-containing protein produces MSVCRNQLGEKPAATRSPRRHRQRVLVLLVLVTLFVCLHPVSGQAAELKEEWRVRFIDKVPAGYVFTSVYPCRHKQQKCWRAVRKEFLKYKQFGKTVWEIVEYSTIEQKNGDFVSFDYRFSSSTGEHRTQTVAVDNGRLKISALNNGRHFDTNLVNQTILQSPLFLETLSLRVAAGQSFQPKDRLKWKFYDPEALNIDFRQATLMNPLKMQTEYSPPVMLAKASFRSNLPTIRLRSYVFFDQTGTIRRKDVWRDDIEWKEYSVTPEQAGELLAGPDLDKLILSLIPVKPIQKSDRLKEITFNIGMQHQDVSDFFVDSDFQIRHRYNGEPVKSEVLQVNANSVRGQLPLIQPGLPQAQINPAAKYSPEGLEPGGGLTNAKFNVETIRYEPGEKTSPEENSIRLTVQRAGLPENPIQAPVSPVFLADSPLLQLSNPIVSQMADRKINPITAPIETVTQLVDLVNVILKRKLEISTTLRPVPDIIRSAEGGPMDHALLLTALLRLNQIPARPASGLAWHPGLSCFMPYIWTEVRLGNHWYPVDAVTGQTELNPLYLKMAHSDLSPSEPASQLFGPLIKSVDQLAISVQSSDPSQKKSSLLDKVPSLLP; encoded by the coding sequence ATGTCAGTCTGTCGGAATCAGTTAGGTGAAAAACCTGCAGCAACGCGATCTCCGCGCCGCCACAGGCAGCGCGTATTGGTTCTGTTGGTACTTGTGACTCTATTTGTCTGTCTTCACCCGGTTTCAGGTCAGGCGGCGGAGCTTAAGGAAGAGTGGCGGGTACGATTTATCGACAAAGTTCCGGCTGGATACGTGTTTACCTCTGTCTATCCCTGCCGGCATAAACAACAGAAGTGCTGGCGGGCAGTCCGAAAAGAGTTCTTGAAATACAAACAATTTGGGAAAACAGTGTGGGAGATTGTCGAGTACTCGACAATTGAACAGAAGAATGGTGATTTCGTCTCCTTCGACTATCGTTTTTCCAGTAGTACGGGCGAGCATCGGACGCAAACAGTGGCTGTCGACAATGGACGTCTCAAAATCTCGGCGTTGAACAATGGGCGTCATTTCGACACAAACCTGGTTAATCAGACAATATTACAGTCTCCACTCTTTCTGGAGACTCTGTCGCTTCGAGTCGCGGCGGGACAATCCTTTCAACCCAAAGATCGACTGAAGTGGAAGTTCTACGATCCTGAAGCGCTCAATATTGATTTCCGGCAGGCCACGTTAATGAACCCCCTCAAAATGCAGACGGAATATTCTCCACCAGTGATGTTGGCCAAAGCGAGTTTTCGTTCAAATCTGCCGACGATCCGCCTGCGCAGCTACGTTTTCTTCGATCAGACAGGGACGATTCGCCGTAAAGATGTCTGGCGCGACGATATCGAATGGAAAGAGTACTCCGTCACACCCGAGCAGGCGGGAGAGCTATTGGCCGGTCCGGATCTGGATAAGCTGATTCTGAGCCTCATCCCGGTGAAACCTATCCAAAAGAGCGATAGATTGAAGGAGATTACCTTCAATATCGGGATGCAACATCAAGATGTGTCCGACTTCTTTGTCGACTCCGATTTTCAAATCAGACATCGCTATAACGGCGAACCCGTAAAATCTGAAGTGCTGCAGGTCAATGCGAATTCGGTGAGGGGGCAACTTCCATTGATTCAACCGGGACTACCACAGGCGCAGATCAATCCCGCTGCGAAATACAGCCCGGAGGGACTCGAACCGGGTGGAGGCCTTACTAACGCTAAGTTCAACGTAGAGACGATTCGTTACGAGCCGGGAGAAAAAACGAGTCCGGAAGAGAATTCGATTCGATTGACCGTCCAGCGGGCAGGGCTTCCGGAGAATCCTATCCAGGCCCCTGTGTCTCCAGTGTTTCTCGCCGACAGTCCCTTATTGCAATTAAGCAATCCAATCGTTTCTCAGATGGCTGATCGCAAGATCAATCCGATCACGGCCCCAATCGAGACAGTCACCCAACTGGTGGACCTGGTAAATGTAATACTGAAACGGAAGCTTGAAATCAGTACAACCTTGCGACCTGTTCCTGATATTATCCGGTCTGCCGAAGGAGGGCCGATGGATCATGCCCTGCTACTGACGGCGTTGTTACGACTTAATCAGATTCCAGCCCGTCCAGCGTCGGGCCTTGCCTGGCATCCTGGTCTCAGCTGCTTTATGCCCTACATTTGGACCGAGGTCCGACTGGGTAATCATTGGTATCCCGTTGACGCAGTAACGGGGCAGACGGAACTGAATCCGCTTTATCTGAAAATGGCGCACTCCGATCTATCGCCATCCGAACCTGCCTCCCAGTTATTTGGACCATTGATCAAGTCAGTGGATCAGCTGGCGATCAGCGTGCAGAGTTCCGACCCCTCGCAGAAAAAGTCGAGTCTATTGGATAAGGTTCCTTCACTGCTGCCGTAA
- a CDS encoding family 16 glycoside hydrolase, whose translation MIPATVLYRRLFCVLFLISSVSILAGCPEPPALKETVEKESVETDGEADPVPQPTTEPEENAPTVPEPKPEPETKPESEPVAEKPKRNELAVAAEFEIKDPPQVLTQEQIEEGWIALFDGKTLFGWESNNDLEWVVRDGLIQPDSDAKGISVLSTTSLFTDYELICEFKAAEGGNSGVFLRTSADPPNPTDECYELNICDSHDSFKTGGLVGRIEPLELVSNEGEWQTFHVIAKGNHLEAELDGTKVLDYTDDSENPLMTGRIGLQKNKSLIQFRKIILKPLDMTPLFSGESLDGWQVVPGSDSSFEIEEGTIAVKGGDDSGRGFLETEQTWGDFLLQLDVKTNGEALNSGIFFRAEKGTAEAPSNGYEMQIQNGFKEEDRTQPADHGTGAIFRRNFARWINANDHEWFKMTLNASGPHLAVWVNGLQVTDWMDTRPEDPNPRKGLRTEAGHISIQGHDPTTDLNFKAIEIQSLQPGTN comes from the coding sequence ATGATTCCTGCTACCGTTCTGTATCGCCGGTTGTTCTGTGTGCTGTTCCTGATTTCTTCTGTCTCAATTCTGGCAGGTTGTCCCGAACCTCCCGCGTTGAAAGAGACAGTAGAGAAAGAGTCGGTTGAAACAGACGGGGAAGCCGATCCCGTCCCTCAACCCACAACGGAACCGGAAGAAAACGCTCCAACTGTGCCAGAACCAAAGCCAGAACCCGAAACGAAACCAGAGTCGGAACCAGTCGCAGAGAAACCCAAAAGAAATGAACTGGCTGTTGCTGCGGAATTCGAGATCAAAGATCCTCCTCAGGTTTTAACTCAGGAGCAGATCGAAGAGGGGTGGATCGCGTTATTCGATGGAAAAACGTTGTTTGGTTGGGAAAGTAATAACGACTTGGAATGGGTCGTTCGCGATGGCCTTATCCAACCCGATTCGGATGCGAAAGGCATCAGCGTCCTCTCCACCACATCGCTCTTTACGGACTATGAGCTTATTTGTGAATTCAAAGCAGCTGAAGGAGGCAATAGTGGAGTATTTCTGCGAACGAGTGCAGATCCTCCTAACCCCACGGACGAATGTTACGAACTGAATATTTGTGATTCTCACGACAGTTTCAAAACGGGTGGTTTGGTCGGCCGAATTGAACCGCTGGAACTGGTGAGCAACGAAGGGGAATGGCAGACTTTCCACGTCATTGCAAAAGGGAATCATCTCGAGGCCGAACTCGACGGAACGAAGGTACTCGATTACACCGACGATTCAGAAAATCCACTAATGACAGGACGAATCGGCCTGCAGAAAAATAAAAGCCTGATTCAGTTCCGGAAGATCATTCTCAAACCGCTGGATATGACGCCTCTCTTTAGTGGGGAATCTTTGGATGGTTGGCAGGTCGTCCCAGGTTCGGATAGTAGTTTTGAAATTGAAGAGGGAACCATTGCTGTTAAAGGGGGCGATGATTCCGGCCGGGGGTTCCTCGAAACGGAGCAGACCTGGGGAGATTTTCTGCTGCAACTCGACGTGAAAACCAATGGCGAAGCGTTAAACAGTGGCATCTTCTTTCGTGCAGAGAAAGGAACGGCGGAAGCGCCTTCCAACGGATATGAAATGCAGATTCAAAACGGATTCAAAGAAGAAGACCGAACACAACCTGCCGACCATGGGACAGGGGCGATCTTCCGCCGAAACTTCGCTCGCTGGATCAATGCGAACGATCATGAATGGTTTAAGATGACGCTCAACGCTTCCGGTCCTCACCTGGCTGTCTGGGTGAATGGTCTGCAAGTGACCGACTGGATGGACACTCGCCCTGAGGATCCTAATCCTCGTAAAGGGCTACGTACTGAGGCAGGGCATATCAGCATTCAAGGGCATGACCCGACGACCGACTTGAACTTCAAAGCGATTGAAATCCAGTCTCTCCAGCCCGGGACCAATTAA